A genomic region of Salinibacter pepae contains the following coding sequences:
- a CDS encoding rhodanese-like domain-containing protein: MHRLFASLLCAVALQAGCSEALTWRAVDHMIAAEYPDVTALTTDSLAAQLADDTSPTPVLLDARSPDEYAVSHLRGARRVRPSADAYPALDTLASDTPIVVYCSVGYRSAGVVQALQAQGFSEVYNLKGSIFRWANEGRPVVRNGEPVSAVHPYDASWGQLLTDSLRASPSSERL, translated from the coding sequence ATGCACAGGCTCTTCGCGTCTCTGCTGTGCGCGGTGGCGCTCCAGGCCGGGTGCTCGGAGGCACTCACCTGGCGCGCGGTCGACCATATGATCGCAGCCGAGTATCCGGACGTCACCGCCCTCACGACCGACTCGCTCGCCGCACAGCTGGCCGACGACACCTCTCCCACTCCTGTTTTGCTGGACGCCCGCTCGCCCGACGAGTACGCCGTAAGCCACCTGCGGGGGGCGCGGCGTGTGCGCCCGTCGGCGGACGCCTACCCGGCCCTGGACACCCTGGCGTCGGACACGCCGATCGTGGTGTACTGCTCGGTCGGATACCGGTCGGCGGGCGTGGTGCAGGCATTGCAGGCGCAGGGGTTTTCCGAAGTCTACAACCTGAAGGGCTCCATCTTCCGCTGGGCGAACGAGGGACGGCCGGTTGTCCGAAACGGCGAGCCGGTGTCCGCCGTCCACCCTTACGATGCCTCCTGGGGACAGTTGCTGACGGACTCCCTGCGGGCCTCCCCTTCGTCGGAGCGCCTGTAG
- a CDS encoding DUF493 domain-containing protein, translating into MQFINQPDAENDEAWWDRFEELLDDQNDWPTQYTFKFIAPAARLDDLKAVFDDHPVRVRESSKGNYKSVTAHLRMSSSEEVVGIYERASGIEDVIAL; encoded by the coding sequence ATGCAGTTTATTAATCAGCCGGATGCCGAAAACGATGAGGCCTGGTGGGACCGCTTTGAGGAGCTGCTCGACGATCAGAACGACTGGCCAACGCAGTACACCTTCAAATTTATCGCCCCGGCGGCCCGACTGGACGACCTAAAGGCCGTGTTCGACGACCACCCGGTCCGGGTGCGGGAGTCCAGCAAGGGCAACTACAAGAGCGTAACGGCCCACCTCCGCATGTCGTCGAGCGAAGAGGTCGTTGGGATTTACGAACGGGCCTCCGGCATCGAAGACGTCATCGCGCTGTAG
- a CDS encoding insulinase family protein codes for MDWTSLREGWSRVALTLTALLVLLAGAALPAQGQDLLAQFEDKVTTFTLDNGLDFVVVERHDAPVASFATYADVGSVDEPQGKTGIAHMFEHMAFKGTTTISTKNIEKEMQALERQEEIYLQLRRERAKGPQADSSRIAALEEQFEQATTEAESYIEKGEFENILERNGVSGLNATTSADATRYFYSLPANKAELFFALESDRFANPVLREFYTERDVVMEERRQRTESSPTGRLVEEFLTTAFKAHPYGNPTIGHMSDLQNLSRTDAKQFFEKHYSPRNLTIGIAGDVNPEQMRALAEQYFGDLPGGDEPLPVRTEEPEQISERRVVIREQTQPFVVMGFHRPSMQSEDAPVYDVLGDVLTGGRTSRLYENLVTEEKALQVQALPAFPGSKYDTMFGIFGVPNRGVSPDSVEHMIYDELEAIKENGISQEELERAKTRARSNLIGQLDSNQGLALQFAQMEELKGDWRSVFRRLDAIQAITVEDVQRVAQNTFRRSNRTVAMIKTTDDEQQPTTAAN; via the coding sequence ATGGATTGGACTTCGCTTCGCGAGGGCTGGTCGCGGGTCGCCCTCACGCTCACGGCACTGCTTGTCTTGCTGGCAGGGGCGGCCCTGCCCGCGCAGGGACAAGACTTGCTGGCGCAGTTTGAGGACAAGGTGACCACCTTCACGCTGGACAACGGACTGGACTTCGTGGTGGTCGAGCGCCACGACGCGCCCGTCGCCTCCTTCGCCACGTACGCCGACGTGGGGTCGGTCGACGAACCGCAGGGCAAGACCGGCATCGCCCACATGTTCGAACACATGGCGTTTAAGGGCACGACCACGATCAGCACCAAGAACATTGAGAAAGAGATGCAGGCCCTGGAGCGTCAGGAGGAGATTTACCTGCAGCTTCGCCGGGAGCGGGCGAAAGGCCCGCAGGCCGACTCGTCCCGCATCGCGGCGCTCGAAGAGCAGTTTGAGCAGGCCACGACGGAGGCCGAGTCGTACATCGAGAAGGGGGAGTTCGAAAACATCCTGGAACGGAATGGGGTGAGCGGCCTCAACGCCACCACCTCGGCCGACGCGACCCGGTACTTCTACAGCCTGCCGGCCAACAAGGCGGAGCTCTTCTTTGCCCTGGAATCCGACCGGTTCGCGAACCCGGTGCTCCGTGAGTTTTACACCGAGCGCGACGTGGTCATGGAGGAGCGGCGCCAGCGCACGGAGTCGAGCCCCACGGGCCGCCTGGTCGAAGAGTTCTTGACCACTGCGTTCAAGGCGCATCCCTACGGCAACCCGACCATCGGCCACATGTCGGACCTTCAAAACCTGTCCCGGACCGACGCCAAGCAGTTCTTCGAGAAGCATTACAGCCCGCGCAACCTGACCATTGGGATTGCCGGGGACGTGAACCCGGAGCAGATGCGGGCCCTCGCAGAACAGTACTTTGGGGACCTGCCCGGAGGAGACGAGCCGCTGCCGGTCCGGACCGAGGAGCCGGAGCAGATTAGCGAACGCCGGGTTGTCATCCGCGAACAGACGCAGCCGTTTGTCGTGATGGGCTTTCACCGGCCCAGCATGCAAAGCGAGGACGCGCCCGTCTACGATGTGTTGGGGGACGTGCTGACGGGCGGGCGCACGAGCCGCCTCTACGAAAACCTGGTGACCGAGGAAAAGGCCCTTCAGGTTCAGGCCCTGCCGGCCTTTCCGGGCAGCAAGTACGACACCATGTTCGGCATCTTCGGGGTTCCCAACCGGGGGGTCTCGCCGGACAGCGTAGAGCACATGATCTACGACGAGCTGGAGGCGATTAAAGAGAACGGCATCAGTCAAGAGGAGCTCGAGCGGGCGAAGACGCGAGCACGGTCCAATCTCATCGGGCAGCTTGATTCCAATCAGGGGCTTGCCCTGCAATTTGCCCAGATGGAGGAGCTGAAGGGCGACTGGCGCTCGGTCTTCCGGCGTCTCGACGCCATTCAGGCCATCACGGTGGAGGACGTGCAGCGTGTGGCGCAAAACACGTTCAGGCGGAGCAACCGCACCGTCGCCATGATCAAAACGACCGACGACGAGCAGCAGCCCACGACCGCCGCCAACTAG
- a CDS encoding M16 family metallopeptidase — protein MDRFSPTRLLSVMALGLLLVGLGALHPASAQETDIQTADYDVTELTYPELRDFDVPEPERVELDNGMTIFLLEDPELPQVNATAQIGVGSVYEPAEKRGLASITGTVMRTGGTASMAPDSLNTVLENIAATVETSIGETSGSAYMSTLADHVDTVLPIFAEVLRRPAFAGNRVQQAKSQVKSGISRRNDQASAIVGREFDKVLYGGDSPYARTPELYTVDRIKRQDLVDFHDQYFHPNNVILSVWGDFDTDQMEQALREQFGDWEAAADFEPPTPPEPDAERAHSVNFVPKGDVNQSKIRMGHPGEITRRSDDYASVQMMNEVLSGGFSGRLFQQVRREKGLAYSVGGAYTAGYDRPGRFYAGIASQSASTVEATNAVMTEVERMREEPPTQEELGLAKDSYLNSFVFNFDSEREILGRRATYEYYDYPADFLQQTRNAIEEVTPDDVLSAAQTYLHPDESHILIVGNGDQFSEALSTLSQDGTVDTLDISIPREAPGADEAAMTAAEEEAAMAGQQLMASAKEALGGSAFDQIQNMRVVTKQQNTESTLVVRLPDQLRTEVSTAMGNITVVNDGETMKMKTPQGTRTAPPSARGQIMGQLWRSLPYLMANLDHDGLTVTAQADTTVEGTSYQQARVTPPAGPEYTLYLHAETMRPERLTLEQTNPQTGQQVQVTQTFTDFRTVSGVRLPFTTETVQSTGDGENTVTATIQSLDINADLEDGLFTLGSSSGGGASQ, from the coding sequence ATGGATCGCTTTTCGCCTACTCGTCTGCTGTCCGTGATGGCCCTGGGCCTTCTCCTCGTGGGGCTGGGGGCCCTGCATCCGGCCTCGGCCCAGGAGACGGACATCCAGACGGCCGACTACGACGTGACAGAGCTCACGTATCCGGAGCTTCGCGACTTTGACGTTCCGGAGCCGGAGCGCGTTGAGCTCGACAACGGCATGACCATCTTTCTGCTGGAGGATCCGGAGCTGCCCCAGGTCAACGCCACGGCCCAGATCGGTGTGGGCTCCGTCTACGAGCCCGCCGAGAAGCGGGGCCTCGCCTCCATCACGGGGACGGTCATGCGCACCGGCGGGACCGCATCGATGGCGCCGGACAGCCTGAACACGGTGCTCGAAAACATCGCGGCCACCGTCGAGACCAGCATCGGCGAGACCTCGGGGTCGGCCTACATGTCGACCCTTGCCGACCACGTCGACACGGTCCTTCCGATCTTCGCCGAGGTGCTTCGCCGTCCCGCCTTCGCGGGAAATCGAGTGCAGCAGGCCAAGAGCCAGGTCAAGTCGGGCATCTCGCGCCGGAACGACCAGGCCAGCGCCATCGTGGGGCGCGAGTTTGACAAGGTCCTGTACGGGGGGGACAGTCCGTACGCCCGCACCCCGGAGCTGTATACGGTCGACCGGATCAAGCGGCAGGACCTCGTGGACTTCCACGACCAGTATTTCCACCCGAACAACGTCATCCTGAGCGTGTGGGGCGACTTCGACACCGACCAGATGGAGCAGGCGCTCCGCGAGCAGTTTGGGGACTGGGAGGCCGCGGCCGACTTCGAGCCGCCGACCCCGCCGGAGCCGGACGCCGAGCGCGCGCATTCCGTCAATTTCGTCCCGAAGGGCGACGTCAACCAGAGCAAGATCCGCATGGGACATCCTGGCGAGATCACGCGTCGGAGCGACGACTACGCCTCGGTGCAGATGATGAACGAGGTGCTCAGCGGGGGCTTCTCCGGCCGCCTGTTTCAGCAGGTGCGTCGGGAAAAGGGCCTGGCGTACTCCGTCGGCGGCGCCTACACGGCGGGCTACGACCGCCCGGGGCGCTTCTACGCTGGAATTGCCTCTCAGAGCGCCAGCACTGTGGAGGCCACGAACGCGGTGATGACGGAGGTCGAGCGGATGCGGGAGGAACCGCCCACCCAGGAGGAACTCGGGCTCGCCAAAGACAGCTACCTGAACTCGTTCGTCTTCAACTTCGACTCGGAGCGGGAAATCTTGGGGCGCCGTGCCACCTACGAGTACTACGACTATCCCGCCGACTTCCTGCAACAGACCCGGAATGCCATCGAGGAGGTGACGCCGGACGACGTGCTGTCGGCGGCGCAGACGTACCTCCATCCTGACGAGTCGCACATCCTGATCGTCGGGAACGGCGATCAGTTTAGCGAGGCCCTGTCTACGCTCAGTCAGGACGGGACGGTCGATACCCTCGACATCTCGATCCCCCGCGAGGCGCCCGGTGCGGACGAGGCCGCCATGACGGCCGCCGAGGAGGAGGCCGCGATGGCGGGGCAGCAGCTGATGGCGAGCGCCAAGGAGGCCCTCGGCGGGTCGGCCTTCGACCAGATCCAGAACATGCGCGTCGTCACCAAGCAGCAGAACACTGAGAGCACGCTCGTCGTGCGGCTTCCCGATCAACTGCGGACGGAGGTCAGCACCGCCATGGGCAACATCACCGTGGTCAACGACGGCGAGACCATGAAGATGAAAACCCCGCAGGGGACCCGCACCGCGCCGCCGTCGGCCCGCGGCCAGATTATGGGACAGCTCTGGCGCAGCCTCCCCTACCTGATGGCCAACCTGGACCACGACGGCCTGACGGTGACGGCCCAGGCAGACACAACCGTGGAGGGCACGAGCTACCAGCAGGCTCGCGTGACCCCCCCCGCCGGGCCCGAGTACACCCTCTACCTCCACGCCGAGACGATGCGGCCGGAGCGCCTCACGCTCGAGCAAACCAACCCACAGACGGGCCAGCAGGTGCAGGTGACCCAGACGTTCACTGACTTTCGGACGGTGAGTGGCGTCCGGTTGCCGTTCACGACCGAGACGGTCCAGTCGACAGGCGACGGCGAAAACACCGTCACGGCCACCATTCAGAGCCTCGACATCAATGCGGACCTGGAGGACGGGCTCTTCACGCTTGGCTCCTCATCGGGCGGCGGGGCGTCGCAGTAG
- a CDS encoding hydroxymethylglutaryl-CoA lyase: protein MSLPQSVALCDVGPRDGFQFEEQFIPTDRKVDVITALADAGLPRIQVTSFVHPKWVPQMKDAEAVCSRLPDRADVTYAGLALNQRGLERAHAAGLSQVDLSIATHDRHSQDNANRSVDEAVAQAEDMVRYAHEHGLTVQMGFQTVFGYQAPGDTPLDQVVDMSRHFADLGVESLSLADSTGLAHPRMIKERVRAVQDAIGDTPLVLHLHDTRGLGLANVYAALQCGVERFDTSLAGMGGCPFIDGATGNIATEDTAYLLDGLGIETGVDRDAVGRASARVESFLAKKFPGKLHRLLQRAEGAETAVE from the coding sequence ATGTCTCTTCCGCAGTCCGTTGCGCTCTGCGACGTTGGGCCCCGCGACGGCTTCCAGTTTGAGGAGCAGTTCATCCCCACCGACCGGAAGGTCGACGTCATCACGGCACTGGCCGACGCCGGCCTGCCGCGCATCCAGGTCACCTCGTTCGTGCATCCGAAGTGGGTCCCCCAGATGAAAGACGCGGAGGCGGTGTGCAGCCGCCTGCCCGACCGGGCAGACGTGACGTACGCCGGGCTTGCGCTCAACCAGCGAGGGCTGGAGCGCGCCCACGCGGCGGGGCTGTCGCAGGTGGACCTCTCGATTGCGACGCACGACCGGCACAGCCAGGACAACGCCAACCGGTCGGTCGACGAGGCCGTTGCGCAGGCGGAGGACATGGTGCGGTACGCCCACGAGCACGGGCTGACCGTGCAGATGGGGTTCCAGACCGTGTTCGGGTACCAGGCCCCGGGCGACACGCCGCTCGATCAGGTCGTGGACATGAGCCGTCACTTCGCCGACCTGGGCGTCGAGTCGCTGTCCCTCGCCGACTCCACGGGCCTCGCGCACCCCCGAATGATCAAAGAGCGCGTCCGGGCCGTGCAGGACGCCATCGGCGATACGCCCCTCGTTCTGCACCTCCACGACACCCGTGGTCTCGGCCTCGCCAACGTCTACGCGGCGCTGCAGTGCGGCGTGGAGCGCTTCGACACGTCGCTGGCGGGCATGGGGGGATGTCCGTTCATCGACGGGGCCACCGGCAACATCGCCACGGAAGACACCGCGTACCTGCTCGACGGACTCGGCATTGAGACGGGGGTCGACCGAGACGCGGTGGGACGCGCGTCGGCCCGTGTCGAGTCGTTTCTGGCCAAGAAGTTTCCGGGGAAGCTGCATCGGCTCCTGCAGCGAGCGGAGGGCGCCGAGACCGCCGTCGAATAG
- a CDS encoding UDP-2,3-diacylglucosamine diphosphatase, translated as MAAPTQYRAIWISDVHLGTPQAKAAYLLDFLRTHDADRYYLLGDIIDGWALKRSWYWPSSHNDLIRGLLQKAEGTNVTYIPGNHDEVARDFPGLQLGGITVQRKTQHTTADGRRFLVVHGDEFEGVVRHAEWIELLGSWAYTGVLAADRWYNRLRRLLDLPYWSLANYIKETRHIRQVIAEFEETAAREADAEGFDGVICGHIHRPRMRAVSNAQYVNTGDWIENCTALVEHRDGRLELRQWIPDGVGPRRAIASEASPPQNGTPSLVSAPEAGPQDK; from the coding sequence ATGGCCGCCCCCACGCAGTACCGTGCGATCTGGATTTCCGACGTCCACCTGGGGACCCCGCAGGCCAAGGCCGCCTACCTGCTTGACTTTCTGCGCACCCACGACGCCGACCGGTACTACCTCCTCGGCGACATCATCGACGGGTGGGCGCTGAAGCGATCCTGGTACTGGCCCTCCTCACACAACGACCTGATCCGGGGCCTGCTCCAAAAGGCCGAGGGCACCAACGTCACCTACATCCCCGGCAACCACGACGAGGTGGCACGCGATTTTCCCGGCCTCCAACTCGGCGGCATTACCGTTCAGCGGAAGACCCAGCACACCACGGCGGACGGGCGTCGCTTTCTGGTGGTGCACGGCGACGAGTTTGAAGGGGTCGTCCGCCACGCCGAATGGATCGAGCTTCTGGGGAGCTGGGCATACACCGGCGTCCTCGCGGCCGACCGCTGGTACAACCGCCTGCGGCGCCTGCTGGACCTGCCCTACTGGTCCCTTGCCAACTACATAAAGGAGACCCGTCACATCCGGCAGGTCATTGCGGAATTCGAGGAAACCGCTGCGCGCGAGGCGGACGCCGAGGGCTTCGACGGGGTGATTTGCGGCCACATTCACCGCCCCCGAATGCGGGCCGTCAGCAACGCCCAGTACGTCAACACCGGCGACTGGATTGAGAACTGTACGGCGCTGGTGGAGCACCGGGACGGACGGCTCGAGCTCCGCCAGTGGATTCCCGACGGGGTCGGCCCGCGGCGCGCGATTGCGTCGGAGGCGTCGCCGCCGCAGAACGGCACTCCCTCGTTGGTGTCCGCCCCCGAGGCCGGCCCGCAGGACAAGTAG
- a CDS encoding DUF4340 domain-containing protein encodes MTNATKTLALIFASTLALALATSWSWSTASSAAFQEQLLAVDTSAVQAVRIERPSRPSIRLAQTDNGWRVSPGDTSATYPAGTRAVDRLLGTVPALEVSAVATRQPDKHPRYGVDSTGTTVTMLGDGGEALGTLIVGRTRVRRSPSGSGGPSQTRLRQRRRRGTPVTYVRPPDRPDVYSVEQSLRSVTARTVEGWRDKTIWGLARSDIRRIDLRYPADSSFTMRRVAASDTAAAPDAWVSAGDTLSQTEVSSMLRVLSSPQADGFAESTAPDEFGKAQYEVRLHLTDGSRRSIRLRPAPDAQQYRAVADGLPYVVELQSGSWDRSVLRGRSALVESR; translated from the coding sequence ATGACCAACGCGACCAAGACTTTGGCGCTCATTTTCGCCAGCACCCTTGCCCTTGCGCTCGCCACCTCCTGGAGCTGGAGCACCGCGTCGAGCGCAGCCTTCCAGGAGCAACTGCTCGCCGTAGACACGAGCGCGGTGCAGGCCGTGCGCATTGAGCGGCCCAGCCGGCCCTCGATCCGCCTGGCACAAACGGACAACGGCTGGCGCGTATCCCCCGGCGACACGTCGGCCACGTACCCGGCCGGCACCCGTGCGGTGGATCGACTTCTGGGGACGGTGCCCGCCCTTGAGGTGAGCGCCGTGGCGACTCGCCAGCCGGACAAACACCCGCGGTACGGTGTCGACTCGACCGGAACCACAGTCACGATGCTCGGAGACGGGGGCGAGGCCCTCGGAACGCTCATTGTCGGGCGCACTCGCGTCCGGCGCTCTCCGTCCGGCAGCGGAGGCCCGTCTCAGACCCGACTTCGGCAACGGCGGCGTCGGGGCACACCCGTCACGTACGTCCGCCCCCCCGACCGGCCGGATGTCTACTCCGTCGAGCAGTCGCTCCGCTCGGTGACGGCCCGGACCGTGGAGGGCTGGCGCGACAAGACCATCTGGGGCCTTGCCCGCTCGGACATCCGGCGGATCGACCTCCGGTACCCTGCTGATAGTTCCTTTACGATGCGGCGGGTGGCCGCAAGCGATACGGCGGCGGCCCCGGACGCGTGGGTGTCGGCGGGCGATACGCTGTCTCAGACCGAGGTCTCGTCGATGCTGCGTGTGCTTTCGTCGCCCCAAGCCGACGGCTTTGCGGAGTCCACCGCGCCCGACGAGTTCGGCAAGGCGCAGTATGAGGTGCGCCTCCACCTAACGGACGGTTCTCGGCGGTCGATTCGCCTCCGCCCCGCCCCCGACGCCCAGCAGTACCGCGCCGTGGCCGACGGCCTCCCGTACGTCGTCGAGCTCCAATCAGGCAGCTGGGACCGGTCGGTCCTGCGGGGCCGCTCGGCCCTCGTGGAGTCCCGTTGA